A window of Hymenobacter siberiensis genomic DNA:
TCGCGCATTACTACTTCCACCGACCTGGCATCGAGCGAAGCCGTGGGCTCATCGCAGAGAATGAGCGTGGGCTCGGTTACCAGGGCCCGCGCAATGGCCACGCGCTGCTGCTGCCCCCCCGAAAGCTCTTTGGGCAGCTGCCGGGCCCGGTCAGTCATGGCAACCAGGGCCAGGGCCGCGGCCGCGCGGGCGCGGGCCGCAGGCAAAGGCACCTGCTGCAAACGCAGCGGCAACAACACGTTTTCTTCGGCCGTCAGGGGTTGAATCAGGTTGAAGCTCTGGAAAACGAAGCCGATGGTATGAAGCCGAAGCTCTGCCAATTCGCTTTCGGTGAGCTGACTGATATCGTGCCCATTCACCAGCACCTGCCCCTTGGTGGGGTACATCACGCAACCCAACAGGGAGAGCAGTGTGGTTTTGCCCGAGCCCGAAGGCCCGACGATAAGCAACATCTCACCCGCCCGCAGGTCGAGGTCGCTCGGGGCCAGCGCCGTAATGGTGGTATCGCCGGTTTGGTAGACTTTGCTGGCCTGCCGAAGCTGGGCTACGTACTCGCTGGTTGCCATTGCTTTGCACGCACGTTTCGATTTTTGAGACTGCTTTGATTATCATAGCATTTATAATGAATATATGCTATAAAATATTATTATTCCCAAATTCTTACACGCGCCGTTGCTTTTCCAATACTGAAACGAGAATCTACCCGCTTGTCCCGGCAAATTTTATGAATGCTATCAAGCCCTTATTACGCTCAATCACAATGGTCGCCACTCGCCGTGGGGTGGCTGCTGGCCGTGCAGCAGGGCGGCACCACCCGCTATTACCAACGCATCTTCGCCCGCCCCTACCAGGGCGCTGGGCACCCCGGCCTGCTCGCTGATGCCAGTACGCAGTGCATAGCTCACAAATGAGGATGCCACGGCCACCAGCCCGCCCAGCATACCACCGTGCAGGGCGCTGCCCTGGCGCGACCGGTACCAGGCTGCCCC
This region includes:
- a CDS encoding ABC transporter ATP-binding protein, which produces MATSEYVAQLRQASKVYQTGDTTITALAPSDLDLRAGEMLLIVGPSGSGKTTLLSLLGCVMYPTKGQVLVNGHDISQLTESELAELRLHTIGFVFQSFNLIQPLTAEENVLLPLRLQQVPLPAARARAAAALALVAMTDRARQLPKELSGGQQQRVAIARALVTEPTLILCDEPTASLDARSVEVVMRELKTLVQQGKALAVVTHDLRLRSFADRIVYMDEGRVTDVPQPDALV